The Halobacterium sp. CBA1132 genome has a segment encoding these proteins:
- a CDS encoding ferredoxin family protein, which translates to MAIDPQFHENRKQVDTHKGHDVWGPVEEPEKLGVHGTHVAVDFDICLADGACLEDCPVDVFEWVDTPGHPESERKADPANETQCIDCMLCVDVCPVDAIDVDPSR; encoded by the coding sequence ATGGCAATCGACCCGCAGTTCCACGAGAACCGCAAGCAGGTGGACACGCACAAGGGCCACGACGTCTGGGGACCCGTCGAGGAGCCCGAGAAACTCGGCGTTCACGGCACGCACGTCGCCGTCGACTTCGACATCTGTCTGGCGGACGGCGCCTGCCTCGAAGACTGTCCGGTGGACGTCTTCGAGTGGGTCGACACGCCCGGCCACCCCGAATCCGAGCGGAAAGCCGACCCCGCCAACGAGACCCAGTGCATCGACTGCATGCTCTGCGTGGACGTCTGTCCGGTGGACGCAATCGATGTCGACCCGAGCCGGTAG